The nucleotide window GGTTTCTCCAGACCGAACGGCGGCTGTCCGAACGCTTCGTGCTTTGATGCACGCGCCACGATGAATTCCGCCCGCGAAAGTTACCAGGTGTTTCCGCGCTGGACGTCAGGCTTCTGGACCTGGCTGACCGGCCGCCCGTTATCGGACGAAAGCGCCTGCGTCCATCCGTCCCCGCTGGGTTTCGCCGCGTGTGCCGCCGCGAGCTATGTTTCCGGACTGGCCATTGCGCTGGCGGCATTCCACGCAAAAGGCCTGCTTTTCGCGGGCGGACTCCTGCTCGGATGGACCCTCACCGTGAGCGGTGCGCGCCGCATGATCAGCACGGTCGCGCATCAATGTATTCACGCGCAGTTTTCGTCGAATAGACAGGTTGATCGCGCTGTCGCCGATTTATTCGTGGCAATGACGCTGACACAGACGGCGGCGGACTATAGACGAGAACATTTTCTGCTTCATCACCGGTCCGATGTGTTCACGTCGATCGACGACCCGGCGGCGCAGTTTTTATATCGTGCGGGATTTCAGCCCGGCTGCACGACGCGCCGATTATGGTCGCGGCTGGCCATGACCTTGATCGCGCCCAGGTTTCACCTGATGTTTCTTCACGGGCGGTTGTGGAGTCAGGCGAAGTCGATCGCGTCGCGGCGTGGGCTGTGGCTCGTGTGCTGGATTCCGGTACTGTGCGGCCCGGCATGGAATTGGTATTCGTGGACGGCGCTCCTCGTGGGCGCCCTCCTGCCGGTCACGTTTTTCTATCACATCAGTGTCATGCTCGAATTCATCAGCGAGCATGCATGGTTCGTCGAGCCGGATAAAACGTTACGCGCGAAGTATGTGCATGGCACGCATTCATGGGGCCGTTTTTGCGGACGCCGTGTCCCGATTCGCCAGGGAAAATCCACCATCAATTACGCCGTGCAATGGATGCTGTGGACCCTGGAACATGTTTTCTATCATCTGCCGGTCCGGCTGATCGTTTTACCGGGGGACTTGCCGCAGCACGATTTTCATCATCGCAATCCGGCGACCGATCAATGGACTACTGCCGCCCATGCGCGCGAACAGGACGTCGCGCACGGCGACCCGCGCTGGCCGCCTTATCAGGAGTTCTGGGGTTTGCACACGGCCATCGGGCACGTGTTCGAGGGCATTGCGGCGGCTCATCCGATCGTCATGTCCGCTAGTCGATCCCCGCCACGGCTTTCGCGTGCGCAGGAGATTTTGCGAGCGCCTCGATAGAAGCCAGCTCACGCGCGGATTGCGTGACGGCGAAATGGCGGCGAATCGTTTCCGCGACGTGCTTGGCCACGGGCGAAATGCCGGACCCGCGCGAATACAGTTCGACTTCCGTGGGTGCGAGAGCCGGAAAGCCTTGCGCCGGCTTCAGGACGCGCAGTTGCCGCCCGACCGCACTTTCGATCATCACGGACACAGCGCTTCCCGCAGCCACGGCGGCCACCAGGCCTTCGTGGTTCAGGCTCGTGAACGCGACACGCCAGGCACGGCCGGCCGCATCCAGTGCTGCAAGCGCGGCCCGGCGGTATAGACAACCGTCGGGGAACATGGCGAGCGGCACCGGATTGGAGAGATGAACCTCGCTGTCGGCCTTGCTCACCCACAGCAGCCGTTCACGGGTCAGCGGAATCCCGTCCTGGCGCTTCGGATACCGCGTCGCGATCACCAGGTCGATATCGGCGGAATCGATCGATTCGAGCATTTTCCAGCTATGACCGCAGCGGATCTCGATTTCGATGTTCGGAAACGTCTCGCTCACTTCCGCAAGGATTGGCGGCAGCAGGCACGACGCGTAGGTCTCGGAGGTCGCGAGGGTCAGTTTGCCCGCTGCGAGCGCGTGATTGAGTGCGAAAAAGGTCTGCTCGTGCACTTCGATCAGGCGTTGCGCGAGGCCCACGAAGCGCTCGCCGATGGCTGAAAGCGTCACGGTCGTGGTATCGCGTTCGAACAGCCGCTGTCCGACCTGCTCTTCGAGACGCTTGATCTTCATGCTCACCGCCGATTGCGTCCGGTGCAGACGCTGGGCGGCTTGCGTGAAGTTGCGGGTCTCGGAGACCGCGATGAAGGCACGTACCAGGTCGATATCAATATCCTGAGGTTTCACGGCGTTCTCCCTATGCGCGTTCTGAATGATAGCAATCAAATCTATTTGTTGGTCGGTGTATGTGCGTTGGCCCTAGAGTCAAATCAAATGAATGGGGAAAACAGTTGAAGCCGGAAATCGAACGACATCAGGGCTGGATAGAAATGATCGTCGCCATGACGATTTCAGGCACGATCGGCGTGTGCGTCCTGAAGTCCGGTCAAAGCGCGGAAAACGTCGTGTTCGTCCGGTGCGCGGCGGGGTTCGCGTGCCTGCTGCCGTTTTGCTGGTATCGACGGATGATCTGCAAGCGTTACTTCGCGCCTCGCCTGCTCGCGATCACGGTCGCGGCAGGCGTCCTGATGGTGGTGAACTGGGTGTTGCTGTTCAAGGCGTTCTCGCTGGTGACGATCGGCTTTGCAACGATCGTGTATCACGTCAATCCGTTCCTGATCCTGATCGGCGCCGCGCTGTTCATGCGGCAGCGAATCACGCGCAAGGACGTCGGATGGACCGCCCTTGCCTTCGTCGGCTTCGTCATTCTGGTGAACCCCGCTTCGGCCGTCGCCACGCTCGACATCAGGCAGCTTGGCGGCATTGCGCTGGTGATCGCGGCGACGGTGATGTATTCGGGAACGGTTCTATTGACGAAGCGGCTCTCGGGCCTGCCAACGCCGTTCATCGTCATGGTGCAGACCGGCGTGGGCGCGCTGCTGACCCTGCCGTTCGCCCATTTGCACGATCTACCTAAGGACGTGGGCGCGTGGGGCTGGCTCGTTGCGCTCGGCGTGGTTCACACGTTCCTGCTGTATTCGCTGGTGTTTTCGGCCTATCAAAAACTGAGCGTGCCATCGATTGCGGTGTTGTCGTTTATCTATCCGTTGTCCGCGGCGCTGTGCGATTACCTGTTTTTCGGCCACCTGCTTACCGCGACACAGATTGCGGGCGGGCTGTTGATCCTGTTCAGCACGACAGGCCTCAAGCTTCAGTGGAATCTGTTGCCGCGCATGCTCGCCGTCAAATCCGAGACGTAGAACGGATTGCTCGAACCGGACAAGTCGGAAGGTCGGCGAACACCAACAACTCAGACAACCCGACATCGTTCGACCGCGCCCCGCGTGTGAGGCCCAATGACAAGACGCGTGTATTTCTGCTTTGACCACGACGATATAGCCAGTGCCCGGGCCACGGTCGTTCGACAACACTTCCGGTCGATGAACGGCAGCGAGGCCGGATTTTTCGACCTGGCAACATGGAACAACGCGAGCAAGAGCGGCGAGCTTGCGGTCAAGAATCTCATCGACAACGGGCTTGAGGGGACATCGGCAACCTGTGTGCTGATCGGCACTGCAACCTTTTCGCAAGAATGGGTGCGCTATGAAATCTTCCGCAGCATTGCCCGGGGAAACCGGGTATTCGGCGTCCATATCAATCAGATACCGGGCGCCGGCGCCCGGGTGAAACCGAACGGCCCGAATCCGTTCGACTTTCTCGCGCTGAAATTCAGCGACGACGGGACGAGCGTCGAACCGACGGAGTACGTAGGCAACGCCTGGATCCAATTCGACCGGTACCCGCCGTATCGATTGAGTGCGATTGCTGTGGCCAGCAGGCGGGGACACGTGGTCCAGTTGTCGGATATCGGGTGTGAGACGTTCAGCTGGTCAAACCAGGATAGCGCCACGTCGATGTCGAGTTGGGTTGCCTGATCACGGGCCCGATCATAAGGCTTGCTAAGCTGCTGGGTTTAACGATATCGTATTGGGTCATCGTTTCAAGTCCACTCGCGCGCACCGGTCAAAGTAAGATACGTAGTCACAGAGAACAAGATGCGATCCGACCCGAGGACTTCCCGGATGAACATGAAATGCGGGACGGTCAACAACCGGTTCTGTCGCAGTAAGGAAATTCGGAAGAGTCGAGACCGAACGGAGAGGATTGCTTAGTTCGCAAGATCGTAGAACAGCTCGGCGACTGAACGATGGCGTCCACCGTCACTCTTCATCTGTCCTTTCGCTATCATGTGCATGAGTTCGATACCGTCTAAAATGACATGGGTGCAACGAAAACTCTTGAATCCTAGCATTGGTCGTACGATGCGTTTGATCGCTCGACGGTCCTGCTCCACCACGTTATTCAGATACTTCGATTGTCGAATTTTGATCGGTATTTCGCGACCAGCATTGATCGCATTTAACCCTGCAAGATTCGCCCCGCTCTTGTCGCTCGTCACCGTCTCCGGTACGCCGTTTCCAGCGATCGCCTTTTAAAAATAGCGCCGGGCGGCAGCCTTGTCCCGCTTGGCGCGGAACAGGAAGTCAATTGTGTCGCCAGCTTTGTCGACAGCCCGGTACAAGTACTTCCATTCGCCTTTGACCTTGATGTAGGTCTCGTCCATTCGCCAACTCCTGCCAATCCCTTGCTTGCGCGGTCCGAACGCCTTTCCGAGCGCGGGCAGCAGCTTGATGGCCCACCGGTGCACCGTCGAATGGTCAACCGACACTGCCCGCTCGGACATCATCTCTTCCAGATGACGCAGACTCAGCGGGTAGGCAACGTACCAACGTACGCATGTCAGCATTATGTCCAGCGGGTAGTACGGCCGTTTGAGCGCCTTTGCTCACGGGGGCATTCGGAGTCTTGATCATTCGTTACATCGTTCGTCTCGGGGACGATCACCATAGCAGATCGGCTTACTGCGACAGAACCCCTCAATTTCGATTGCGGCGAGCGTCCGCCTTCCAATGCGACGAAAGCAAGCTCAAGCACTAAACCCCTCGTTGTACTTCACCTTTGAAACCGCCCAGCAAACAGACCTGAAAATTAGGTTCCGTAAATGATATGTCAATGTTTCAGTCGATTGGCTCTTGAGTAGCTCGCCGTCCATATTCCCTTCGCTTCCTGCCTCACATCTTTGAGATCATTTAGCCGCCGGAGCATCAACTTCGTGATGTCACCACTTCTTACGAATCCCAGCGATATTGGTTTGGTCATGGTTCGTCGCTTAGCTAGGGAAAAGATCGAACAAAACGCGGAGTCGTTTAACTCAACTGCCCAACGCGTTTGGATCCCGCCACGCGCGCTCGAACGGAAGCCGCCACGCACGTGGGGCGACGAGTTGGTGGATGGCATTCGGCCCCCATGAGCCAGGAGCATAGAAGCGAACCGGTGGTGGAGATTCAAGCAAGGCAGTCGAGACTTCCCACAGCCGCTCGATGCCCTCGGCGGTCGTGAAAAGCGTTCGGTCTCCGCGCATGGCGTCGAGGATCAAGCGCTCGTAAGCCTCCAGTACGTCACCGATCAGACCGGTATCGCGCATCGCGAATTGCAAGCTGAGTTTGTCCAACCGCATCCCCGGACCCGGACGTTTGCCATAAAACGAGAGCGACATTTTCGAGGCGTCGGCCAAGTCGAACGTCAGATGATCCGGCCCTTGCGAACCGACGCCGGACCCTGCCGGAAACATGCTCTTCGGCGGCTCGCGAAACGCGATGGAAATGATCCGTTGCCCCTCGGCCAGCCGCTTTCCCGTGCGCAGATAAAACGGCACGCCGGCCCAGCGCCAGTTGTCGATGGAACATTTCAACGCAATGAATGTTTCGGTTTCCGATTCCGGACCGACCCCTTCCTCGGACCGATAACCGGTGTATTGCCCGCGGACGACATCGGTTGGTTGAATCGGCAACATGCTACGAAAAACCTTGTTCTTTTCCTCGCTGATGGGTGACGGTTCCAGCGACGTGGGCGGCTCCATTGCCATGAACGCGAGAATTTGAAAGAGGTGAGTGACGACCATGTCGCGAAATGCGCCGGTCTGTTCATAGAAGCCGGCGCGCTTGCCGAGGCCCAGCGTTTCGGGCACATCGATCTGAACGTGGTCGATGAAGTTGCGATTCCAGATCGGCTCGAACAGGCCGTTCGCGAAGCGGAAAGCGAGGATGTTCTGGGCGGGTTCCTTCCCCAGAAAATGATCGATCCGGAAGATCTGTTCTTCTTCGAAGACTTCATGCAAACGGGCATTGAGCGACACCGAACTTTTCAGATCCGTTCCGAATGGTTTTTCCATGATGATCCGGGAGCGCTCCACGAGGCCCGCTTCCTTGAGCATGCCGACCGCGGAAAGCGCGGCGTTCGGTGGCACGCTCAGGTAGTGCAGCCGCCGGCACTCGCCATCGAAGCTCAGCTCGGCGTTCAGCACTGCAGTCTTGAGCGCTTCCGCGCCCGCTGTCAGCGGCACGTAATCCAGATTGGCGGCGAACGTGTCCCACTCCCTCTCGGCGACCTTGCGAGATGAAAATTCGTCGAGCGCTGCTCGCGCCGTGCGGCGAAATTCGTCGACCTGAATGTTGTCGAGCGCGACGGCAATGATCCTGCATCCTGGAATGAATCCGGCGCTGGACAAATGGAACAGGCCTGGCAAGAGTTTGCGTCTCGCCAGATCGCCAGTGGCGCCGAACAGAACGACGACTTGTGGATATTGCGGACCCACCCCTGCAGAGATTTTTACCATCGTGCAAATCCTTTTTTGGGTTGTCGATGCCTTGAAAGACGAATGCACTAGAGTGCGTCCGGCCGCCGGCTCAGTTCGTCTATGGTCGTGCTAAGTGCATTTTTCTACCAATGATCTTCGCTGCAAAAAAGCGAAGTGGAACTGCCGGACGAGCCCCGACGGAATTCTTGCACTCGTCATAAGTTTGTTTGCCTGGCGAGATGCTGGATAGGTCTTAAGCGCTTCGCCGCCACAGTATCACGCGCTTATAATTCCGAATTGCGTATGGGCCTCGCACCGGCGCGTTGTTCGCATTTTTATTTTGCCGGGATTGACAGAATGTTGATTTGTGCTAACGCGCCGCATCGGGTTTTGCTGTGGATCGGGACAAAAGAAAGCACGCTGTAAGCAATATTGCGGAGACGATAGGTTTGATTTACTTTCAGATTCTGGGTTGGTTTCACATTGCTATGGAATTTCGCGAGATCGAGGAATCAATGCAAGAAATTCCTGACCTCTGGCGTCAAATGCGCACCCAGTACAAAACGAAATTGCGTCGACGAATTGACTGACAAGGCCCAGCGGGCCAGAAGCTGAATAGAAAGAACCAATCAAGCGAACGCGATCCAGATTGACATGGCTCGCGACCAGCGCCGATTTGCTGTTTCACTGGACGTCATAGCCAGTATCGCAAAGGGAACACCGGGACCGTTTTACGCGAACGGATGAGGTACAGCGGGCTTCTCGTCAATCATCCAATTCATTAGGTATCCTACAACCGGCGATCCTTACTTAAGGCTTAGGGGGAAATCGCTGAAATACCGCCAGCGCTTGGCTGTATCCTGGTCTTACGAGAGGGCGGGTGGTGGCGCTATGCGAAATCCGCCGCAAAAGCGGTGACCTCGACGTTGCTGTATGCCGGTCGATAGTCTCGTCACCGCCAGTCGTGCTTTCGGCGTGATCATCGAGGTCCTGGCCAACCATCAATATGTGATCCCTCGATCCAACCATAGAGATCGTTTGATCGGCGGGCAAACCTCTTTCAGCAACCTCATTGCTAAGACAACGCGAACGCGGTCGTGTGGAATGTTCAGGCTAGCGAATCAAAAATCAAAAGCTCAACGATACGATCCTTGCGCGCGCCGACGAAAAAACGCGCCGACCGCTGAACCCTATTGCCTGCTCCAACGAGTACGCAAACGACAATCTTTGGCGAACGCCCTCGCCTGGCGCGAGAAACCCTTCGCTGAAGCACGTTTCTATCAACGCGACTGCGTCTTCAACAGTTCGCCCGCGCTGCTCAGCATACCGCTGGCGATATTGCCGGAGTCGATCTTATAGCTGCCGTCGCGAACTGCGGCCTTGATTGATTCGACCTTTGCCGTGTCGATGTCCGACGCGCCTGCCACGCTCAGATTCGACAACGACGACAAGCTTACCGTCGAGCTGGTTGCATCGGCCGCGCTAGTTTGCTGCACCGCGCCTGTGCTTTGTACCTTGCTCTTGGCAGCCACGCGCAAGTTGTCGGTCTCAAATCCTGCGGGAATGTTGCTGGAATCGATCTTCATGGTGTGCGCTCCTTAAGCGGTTAAATCCTCTAACGGAGCTTCCCTTAAAGTCTTTACCAAGCCAACGCGCGGCCTGTCGTTCTAAAACGCCGCAACCACGGCCCAACGGGCTTCTCGGGGAAATGCGACAAATTGAAACAAAGTGTGAGCAATTCCACGGCAGGTCCGGCGACCTCGTAAAACATACATTTGTACCGAAGCGAAAGTCGAAGCGGAAAAATCTGGAATATTTTCGTGTCCCTATTTTCTTAATCCCGGCGCTGGTAATCGTAGGCGGTGGACTAGCCAACTTGTGGCGGTGCCATCCGCCAGGATGAAATACTGGTCCTTCGTCTCATGAATGCGACCGTCGCGCGCGATCACCTCTTCCATTCGCAGCATCCGCCCGGCCCATCCTGGCGCGATCGACGGCGCCGCGAACGGCTCGAAGCGCAGAGTGATGCGGTCTGGCGGGAACCTCGACCAGGTGTATCCAATCTTGCCGCACCGCCTGCCCGATGGGAGCCTGTCTGCTACCGCACGCGCACTATCATTACGCATCTGTCGAGGCTAAGTTCAGATGTCGGGGTTCAAACTTTTTAGAAATGTCGGGTTTTGACTTTATCAATCTCTCTTTAAAAAGCTCATTTCCCCACCGCGGCTGCCCGCAGTTCGGCGCTTCTTAGCATCATCGCGTTCATGTCGATTTGCTTGAGCTCGCGTTGTTTGCGCGTGTTGTTGGCCCGCATCTTCGGTTTCACCGGTTCACCCTGATTGGTCCGCGACGGTGAACCCGAGATACGCCGGTTGTCGCGCTCCATCTGCACCTGGCGCGATAGCGCCAACACATGCTCAAGGCGCTTGTTGTCGACCTCGGCACCCTGGTCCATCGCTGATAGCCTGTCGTATTGGCGATAGGCCAGCGCGCTGCCATGTGCCCGGATTTCGATACGCCCATCCGGGTATTCATAGACATCAATGTAGTGATGGGCGAGGGCACGCGTTTGCGGCGTGTCGTCAAGCATGTAGATGACCCGGTCGTACTGCAATGTCAGGCTGTTCGACACGCAACGCAATACCCGGTGCGTCAGAATCAGGTCGAGGTCTTCATCGCCCCTGAGCGGCCGATGCGCGTTAAATGCGCTCTTCGGGATCTTCGCGAAGCGCCCATTGAAGTCGGCCATGAAGTGGGGCGCATACGCGTTGGCGGCCTCCTTCGTATCGATCTTGCGCAGCCTCAACTCTTTGACCAACCGGTCCTGCAAGGTGAGATTGGCCCGCTCCACGCGTCCCTTCGCCTGACTGCTGTTGGCACACAGCGTGTCCACGTTCAACTCGTACAAGGCCCGCCCGTATTGGGTCACGCCCTTGTCGGGCGTGCTCGCGTGCTGGTTGCAGTGAAACACGCTGGCCTTGTCGCTATAGAGTGCCACGGGCTTGCCGTGCGCCTCGATGTATTTGCGCGTGGCCTCGAAATAACTGAACGTCGATTCGGTCGCGGTGAAGTGCAACGTCATCAGTTGGCTTGTGGCATCGTCAATAAACACCAGCAGCGTGCACGCTGGCGCCCGGTCTTCAAACCACCGGTGATCGCTACCATCGATCTGGATCAGCTCGCCCAGACAAGACCGCCGGTTCCTCGGCTGATGGATCTTGGGCGGGCGCTGCTTGCGTGGAATCCACAGGCCGGCGTCGGTCATCAGGTGGCGAACCGTCTCCTTGGAAAGCGTTAAACCATGACATTCGCGCAGCTTCTCGCAGGCAAGCGTTGGGCCAAAGTCGGCGTATCGGTCGCGAATCAAAACCAGTGCCCGGCATGCCGTTACCTCATCAAGCTTTCGATTGCCTGGACGACCTCGCGCTGCCGAGCCCACACCGGCTGCGCCCGTTTGCTTGTACCGCAGCACCAAACGCTCGACTTGGCGCACCGTCAAATTCAAACGCTCAGCCGCCAGGCCCGGTTTGAGCATCCGGTCCACGACAGCCTGAATCACTTTGAGACGATCGAGTTCGCGCATATTTAGTGTCACCAGTCCGGTTGGTTTCATGGCGAACTCCCATCGTCTGATCGAAAGTTCCCAGCTTGCACCAACAGCAGAACACGACATTTCTATCTTGCTAAAACACGACATTAGGATATTGCCCCTACAGCATCCCGAATGATCATTCCTTTTATGTCAAATAAAAGACTGACTCACCGGACCGGCGGCAAGTTGTCGGGCGGTCGTCTCGGCGATCTTGGTCATTCACGCGACTGTACCCAATTGCGTCAAGGCTACTAGTCATTTCTTTTTCGGAAGGGTTCATGGCACGCAGTGCGTCGGGCGTGCGTATGTCGCGCGGAGTCTCAAAGTCCGCTCAAGCGCCGCCACGCGTTACGTCCGGCGGGGGACGGAAAACCGGTGCGGTTGCTATGATTGCGCATCGGTGGCGTAACATCGTTGGATAGCTCCTCGCGGATTCCACGCGCCGCGTACACATCGAGCGCTGTGACGCCAAGCACTCGCACTACCGCTCCGAACGCCCTAGTTCGGCCTTGCCGATCGACAGTATTTGACTGCGCACGATAGTTCCAACGTCCAGAACATCGCCACGTACGCGTGCACAAAGGAACGGCGCCACTTTCTCTGCAGCAAGGATGCCGATTCCGCATATAAGCTCCAGCAACCCGTAAAGCCGGACAAGCGCCGCACTGCTACCGAGCCCCGCCGAACGTGACACCGCACGCGGTGCCAGCAACTTGGCCAAGCCCAGCGCGATACTGAACTAGCCAGCCCGGGGGTCACTGCTCGTGGCATGTTAGACGCACCTAGGCCGTCGCGAGCGTGTTGGCCTGCGTCGTGCAAATTGGAGTTGACAAGGTCATTCATAGCTCCGCCATAATTGAGGTGGGCGATCAGTCGTGATTGTCAGAACTACTTTAGTTCAATAAGTGTTTCGTTAATCTTCTCATAAGCGCTTCGCAGATGAATAGCGATCACGTCAAATTTGAATCCTTCGCCTTTGGTCCTTTCGAAGTTTCGGTTACGGAACGCTCAATTCGTTGCCGTGGGGAACCCTTGATTATCGGAGAGCGCGCATTCGACCTCCTCGTGACGCTAGCGAGGGGGTCGGGCACAATCCTAAGCAAAGATGAGCTGTTTGAATCGGTCTGGCCAAACCGGGTCGTCGACAAAAACACCCTCGAATCTCACATGTCTTCGCTACGGAAGGCGCTCGGCGCGGAGCGCTCGGC belongs to Burkholderia sp. PAMC 26561 and includes:
- the zwf gene encoding glucose-6-phosphate dehydrogenase codes for the protein MVKISAGVGPQYPQVVVLFGATGDLARRKLLPGLFHLSSAGFIPGCRIIAVALDNIQVDEFRRTARAALDEFSSRKVAEREWDTFAANLDYVPLTAGAEALKTAVLNAELSFDGECRRLHYLSVPPNAALSAVGMLKEAGLVERSRIIMEKPFGTDLKSSVSLNARLHEVFEEEQIFRIDHFLGKEPAQNILAFRFANGLFEPIWNRNFIDHVQIDVPETLGLGKRAGFYEQTGAFRDMVVTHLFQILAFMAMEPPTSLEPSPISEEKNKVFRSMLPIQPTDVVRGQYTGYRSEEGVGPESETETFIALKCSIDNWRWAGVPFYLRTGKRLAEGQRIISIAFREPPKSMFPAGSGVGSQGPDHLTFDLADASKMSLSFYGKRPGPGMRLDKLSLQFAMRDTGLIGDVLEAYERLILDAMRGDRTLFTTAEGIERLWEVSTALLESPPPVRFYAPGSWGPNAIHQLVAPRAWRLPFERAWRDPNALGS
- a CDS encoding ISNCY family transposase, which codes for MKPTGLVTLNMRELDRLKVIQAVVDRMLKPGLAAERLNLTVRQVERLVLRYKQTGAAGVGSAARGRPGNRKLDEVTACRALVLIRDRYADFGPTLACEKLRECHGLTLSKETVRHLMTDAGLWIPRKQRPPKIHQPRNRRSCLGELIQIDGSDHRWFEDRAPACTLLVFIDDATSQLMTLHFTATESTFSYFEATRKYIEAHGKPVALYSDKASVFHCNQHASTPDKGVTQYGRALYELNVDTLCANSSQAKGRVERANLTLQDRLVKELRLRKIDTKEAANAYAPHFMADFNGRFAKIPKSAFNAHRPLRGDEDLDLILTHRVLRCVSNSLTLQYDRVIYMLDDTPQTRALAHHYIDVYEYPDGRIEIRAHGSALAYRQYDRLSAMDQGAEVDNKRLEHVLALSRQVQMERDNRRISGSPSRTNQGEPVKPKMRANNTRKQRELKQIDMNAMMLRSAELRAAAVGK
- a CDS encoding LysR family transcriptional regulator — encoded protein: MKPQDIDIDLVRAFIAVSETRNFTQAAQRLHRTQSAVSMKIKRLEEQVGQRLFERDTTTVTLSAIGERFVGLAQRLIEVHEQTFFALNHALAAGKLTLATSETYASCLLPPILAEVSETFPNIEIEIRCGHSWKMLESIDSADIDLVIATRYPKRQDGIPLTRERLLWVSKADSEVHLSNPVPLAMFPDGCLYRRAALAALDAAGRAWRVAFTSLNHEGLVAAVAAGSAVSVMIESAVGRQLRVLKPAQGFPALAPTEVELYSRGSGISPVAKHVAETIRRHFAVTQSARELASIEALAKSPAHAKAVAGID
- the flgM gene encoding flagellar biosynthesis anti-sigma factor FlgM, with the translated sequence MKIDSSNIPAGFETDNLRVAAKSKVQSTGAVQQTSAADATSSTVSLSSLSNLSVAGASDIDTAKVESIKAAVRDGSYKIDSGNIASGMLSSAGELLKTQSR
- a CDS encoding TIR domain-containing protein; amino-acid sequence: MTRRVYFCFDHDDIASARATVVRQHFRSMNGSEAGFFDLATWNNASKSGELAVKNLIDNGLEGTSATCVLIGTATFSQEWVRYEIFRSIARGNRVFGVHINQIPGAGARVKPNGPNPFDFLALKFSDDGTSVEPTEYVGNAWIQFDRYPPYRLSAIAVASRRGHVVQLSDIGCETFSWSNQDSATSMSSWVA
- a CDS encoding DMT family transporter, yielding MKPEIERHQGWIEMIVAMTISGTIGVCVLKSGQSAENVVFVRCAAGFACLLPFCWYRRMICKRYFAPRLLAITVAAGVLMVVNWVLLFKAFSLVTIGFATIVYHVNPFLILIGAALFMRQRITRKDVGWTALAFVGFVILVNPASAVATLDIRQLGGIALVIAATVMYSGTVLLTKRLSGLPTPFIVMVQTGVGALLTLPFAHLHDLPKDVGAWGWLVALGVVHTFLLYSLVFSAYQKLSVPSIAVLSFIYPLSAALCDYLFFGHLLTATQIAGGLLILFSTTGLKLQWNLLPRMLAVKSET